A portion of the Leptospira noumeaensis genome contains these proteins:
- a CDS encoding ABC transporter ATP-binding protein, protein MLKFLRLLVFHLKHQLFKAKEESFDPRLFSHEDLAKSVLDFLSESLHIHSVPSQIIEGFRSLRSKYRILSNQNFYDFLFAASHQYQIRLNIVQKTLQDIKSFISQDSPFVFQIPSEDHNLSEFYAIISYQTSSYLVKPLHGFDNEGEWYSEKELMKFIGIKSNKDSVDWIIAEPTFPFSTNKETTGSYSAVKNALKQISHLIRMESKDVWIVFIYGIGIGILSLVVPVATSSLVNIVAFGVLIQPVIILTLLVVFFLGFAGAMQTIQIYVVEILQRRVFVRIATEFAVKFPKIRQDVLDKHHNPELVNRFFDTMTIQKSIHSLLVDGLSVVLTTVIGFVLISFYHPIFIVFSFLILFIGGYWVTYRLGKPAAENYIKISKEKYKVAAWLEEISRHSALFHSTFGSNFALDKADSFIRDYLYARKKYFFNYIRQIIGLVGIQALASAIVLGLGGYLVIHRQLTIGQLVAAELVIAKVLSDISKFGKQLDSFYSLIAAVDKINSVFHLPTIPVKTVEFEIPEGPIQVQLSGIHYSLTNGHKIFNRFDLKLPAGKSIGITSNTPYDAHILLDLICGMRTPTSGIVEYNHQNIHEVSKEQIHSFTFLIRGNEIFEGSILENIRVGREEISLIEIRQLLEELGIWETIQSLPNGIHTPLLTFGHPFDTIQTTVISIARAILGKPKLLLIDGNLDLLPPHLLTACLKVLLQKNRNWTLLVVSKSPNLLSQMDQILRLENDSHSLKVNS, encoded by the coding sequence ATGTTAAAATTTTTACGTTTGTTGGTATTTCATTTAAAACACCAACTCTTCAAGGCAAAAGAAGAAAGTTTTGATCCAAGACTTTTTTCCCATGAAGATTTGGCAAAATCCGTTTTAGACTTTTTATCTGAGTCTTTGCACATCCATTCTGTCCCAAGCCAAATTATAGAAGGATTTCGCTCTCTTAGAAGTAAATATAGAATCCTTTCCAATCAGAATTTTTATGATTTTCTTTTTGCGGCATCACACCAATACCAAATCCGCCTTAATATCGTCCAAAAAACCTTACAAGACATAAAATCTTTCATCTCGCAAGACTCACCGTTTGTTTTTCAAATTCCGAGTGAGGATCATAACTTATCTGAATTTTACGCAATCATCAGTTACCAAACTTCTTCCTATTTAGTAAAACCTCTACATGGATTTGACAATGAAGGTGAATGGTATTCTGAAAAAGAATTAATGAAATTCATCGGAATCAAATCAAACAAAGATTCTGTGGATTGGATCATTGCCGAACCAACCTTTCCATTCTCAACAAACAAAGAAACCACAGGTTCTTACTCCGCTGTCAAAAATGCATTAAAACAAATTTCCCATTTGATCCGAATGGAATCTAAAGATGTTTGGATTGTATTTATTTACGGAATTGGAATTGGAATTTTATCTTTAGTTGTACCTGTTGCAACTTCCTCACTTGTTAATATTGTTGCCTTTGGAGTTTTAATCCAACCAGTCATCATATTAACATTGTTAGTTGTATTTTTTCTAGGTTTTGCGGGCGCCATGCAAACCATTCAAATCTACGTTGTGGAAATCTTACAAAGACGTGTGTTTGTAAGAATCGCTACAGAGTTCGCTGTCAAATTTCCAAAAATAAGGCAAGATGTTTTGGACAAACACCACAACCCAGAACTTGTGAATCGTTTTTTTGATACAATGACCATTCAAAAATCCATTCATTCCTTATTAGTTGATGGTTTATCTGTCGTTTTAACTACCGTCATTGGTTTTGTTCTGATTTCTTTTTATCACCCTATCTTTATCGTATTTTCTTTTCTCATTTTGTTCATTGGCGGGTATTGGGTTACGTATCGATTAGGAAAACCAGCCGCAGAAAACTATATCAAAATCTCGAAAGAAAAATACAAAGTAGCTGCATGGTTGGAAGAAATATCCCGACATTCCGCCCTCTTTCATTCTACATTTGGTTCCAACTTTGCCTTAGACAAAGCTGATTCCTTTATCCGGGATTATTTGTACGCTAGAAAAAAATACTTTTTTAACTATATCCGCCAAATCATCGGTCTTGTTGGGATCCAAGCCCTCGCCAGCGCCATTGTACTCGGATTAGGTGGATATCTAGTAATCCACAGACAACTTACGATTGGACAACTTGTTGCTGCAGAACTTGTCATTGCAAAAGTTCTGAGCGATATTTCTAAATTTGGAAAACAATTGGATAGTTTTTATAGTTTGATTGCTGCTGTTGACAAAATCAATTCCGTATTTCACTTACCAACAATTCCAGTCAAAACGGTAGAATTTGAAATTCCGGAAGGGCCAATCCAAGTGCAACTTTCTGGAATCCATTATTCTCTCACGAATGGTCACAAAATTTTCAACCGATTTGATTTAAAATTACCAGCTGGCAAATCCATTGGAATCACTTCCAACACTCCTTATGACGCACATATATTATTGGATCTGATCTGTGGAATGCGAACACCAACATCGGGAATTGTGGAATACAACCACCAAAACATTCACGAAGTTTCTAAAGAACAGATTCATTCCTTTACTTTTCTCATTCGTGGAAATGAAATTTTTGAAGGAAGTATTCTGGAAAACATTCGCGTGGGTAGGGAAGAAATTTCTCTGATAGAAATCAGACAACTTTTAGAAGAATTAGGAATTTGGGAAACCATCCAATCCCTTCCCAATGGAATCCACACTCCACTTTTAACATTTGGTCATCCCTTTGATACGATCCAAACCACCGTGATTTCTATCGCTCGGGCAATTCTTGGAAAACCAAAACTTTTGTTAATTGATGGAAACTTAGATCTTTTGCCTCCGCATCTACTGACTGCATGTCTCAAAGTTTTGTTGCAGAAAAATAGGAACTGGACTCTACTTGTCGTTTCTAAATCTCCAAATCTCCTTTCACAAATGGATCAGATTTTACGATTGGAAAACGATTCCCATTCCTTAAAGGTAAACTCTTAA
- a CDS encoding YceI family protein, which yields MKIFYSILVLIALNFSTGLIAQENCTYEYDPSQTSLEWTAFKFTEKTGVKGKFDSIKVTGKQKDKSKFGAVKSIQFQIDSSTVNSGVPDRDGKIKKFFFGSVKGNGKISGSFSDISTGETGTAKLNLRFGNSKTSVPVNFVWKDHVLEVTGTVDVVALGLQSGLSKLNAECNDLHKGSDGLSKLWPTVDVKVVSTIKKVCK from the coding sequence ATGAAAATTTTTTATTCCATTTTGGTACTAATCGCACTCAATTTTTCCACCGGACTGATTGCACAAGAAAACTGCACATACGAATATGATCCATCCCAAACCTCATTAGAGTGGACAGCGTTCAAATTTACAGAGAAAACAGGTGTTAAAGGCAAGTTTGATTCCATTAAGGTAACTGGCAAACAAAAAGACAAATCAAAGTTTGGTGCAGTAAAATCGATTCAATTCCAAATTGATTCTTCTACTGTTAATTCGGGAGTTCCTGATCGGGATGGAAAAATTAAAAAATTCTTTTTTGGATCTGTGAAAGGAAATGGAAAAATCTCTGGATCCTTTTCTGACATTAGCACAGGGGAAACCGGAACTGCAAAACTAAACTTACGATTCGGAAATTCAAAAACGTCAGTGCCTGTCAATTTTGTTTGGAAAGATCATGTTCTCGAAGTGACTGGTACGGTTGATGTTGTGGCACTAGGATTACAATCGGGACTTAGTAAATTAAATGCTGAATGCAATGATTTACACAAAGGGTCTGATGGATTGAGTAAACTCTGGCCTACTGTTGACGTAAAGGTTGTATCAACCATAAAGAAAGTTTGTAAATAA
- a CDS encoding DUF1801 domain-containing protein produces MSQEIETYNQSQSPTDKEICDLLYQEINLYLPKAEKKIWHAHPVWFLDGNPIVGYSKLKTCIRLLFWSGQSFEEEGLEPEGSFKAAEARYTEVSQIKKKDLKRWLSQAKKIQWDYKNIVKRKGVLERLK; encoded by the coding sequence TTGAGTCAAGAGATCGAAACATATAATCAATCCCAATCACCAACAGATAAGGAAATTTGTGATCTTCTGTATCAGGAAATCAATTTATACTTACCGAAAGCAGAAAAGAAAATTTGGCATGCACATCCCGTTTGGTTTTTGGATGGGAATCCTATTGTTGGTTATAGTAAATTAAAAACTTGTATTCGTCTTCTGTTTTGGAGTGGCCAAAGTTTTGAAGAAGAGGGACTAGAACCAGAAGGAAGTTTTAAAGCAGCAGAAGCCCGATATACGGAGGTGAGTCAAATTAAGAAAAAAGATCTGAAACGTTGGCTTAGCCAGGCTAAAAAAATCCAATGGGACTATAAAAATATTGTAAAACGAAAAGGTGTGTTGGAACGATTGAAGTAA